The sequence below is a genomic window from Scatophagus argus isolate fScaArg1 chromosome 8, fScaArg1.pri, whole genome shotgun sequence.
atGGCTTACTGTGACATCTGATGGATGATTGCTTTACAAAGCCTCACATTGGTGCATTTAATGCACTGAGCCTAgtactgtctctctctctcttgcttaATCCACaattttcctccatttttagTCTCATTTACTGCGTTAAGTTCTTTACTGCAGAACTGTTAAAGTGACTATGAGACAGTATTCCCCAAGCTTCCATGACAGTTTACAGTGTTTGCCCTAGGCAAACATTGCTTTGTCATGTGAAGATAGTCACAGGATATAAATTCTCCTTCTCTGGGTCACAATCCTCAAAACTATGAAACTATGAAACACACTAAGCATCTGCAtgttgagttgtgtgtgtgtgtgtatgtgtgtgtgtcagtagaAAAGTAAAATTTTTGTGAATTAATCCCATACAATAAGATACCTATGATGAAGTTCAGAGTTTAGAGATGTTTGTTGCTTCTGCTCTTTATCTGTCAgcaaattgaaatgaaacaatgattGTAACAATAAGTTGGCACGTTTTACCATTAATTACATCCGCATCAGATCAGCAATGTAGAAACTGTAGACCTTTAATTCATCCCTCTGTCAGCCTGATTCACTTACTTCTTGTTTCATGAGTGTTTTTGCCTTCAGCCTGGTCTTGAGCAGTAAAATTGCCATACAAGGAGTACCTATacactgcaacaaaacacatgCTCTGTGGAATTTAGGTCAGGAACATTACATTTGGCACAAAATTCCTTGGTTCCAATGACTGTATGTTGCACTTTAAGATCATTGTTGCGCTGTACTGTACTAAACCTTGGGGAAAATCACCGTTCACTCCATATTGATGTGAACACCATTAAGCACCCTAATGGCTAGTGTCTACTCGAACTGTAGAACTTTGTTTCATCTCAAGTCCAGTTTGTACATCTTTACTTGTTTTCGGCTCAAATACAGAGCTGAAAACAAGTAAATGACTCGATCTTCAGGTTACAAATTCATCATGGCTAAAAAAGAATCCCATTGCTTGGCTTGTTTGCGTTAAAGCAGTTTTGTAATTGCATGCTTTTGGAAGCTCTTTAAACAGCTTCCTCCCAGAGTCATTCAAGATGCCAAGTTGTCTGAACACTCATGTAACAGCCTAGTAGAGGTGACAGTCTATGCTGCAATTTGTGCCCTGCACATATACTAAACTACAACATTTTGAACCACAGGTGGTTTCAGGTACATggcaataaacaataaaaaaaaattcctctCCAGATGCATGTACCTAAGTCAGGCTGTCCGAATGATTCCAGCTTAACTGgttagaaaataaatatcttCACAGGTATCATGATAAAGGTCTGTCCTGCATAATAACTTAAATACAATCACTTCTTTAtaagagaaatacaaaaaactTGGAGTAAAATGTTCCCCTCcccagcaaaacaaacagcagagaaaccaTCTCTCTCTACAGTTGCAGAGTTACTTTGCAGCCTGTGAAGATGAGACTCCAGCCATCCGAAATCACGACCGGGTTTTGCAGCGACTATGTGAACACCTTGACCATGCTCTGCTTTATGGGTAAGAGGCTTAAATAGCACTTTTGAAAGTTGCATGGTGCAAATAATATTGTGGATATTTTGCTTTATGTTGCTGTCAATTTTCTGTGGAATTTTAGTTCTTGTCTCATCACTCTACTGCTCTTCTCTCTTGGCCTCAACCATGTGATATTATTGGCTGCTTCCTACACTGCAGACTGCAGGACATCTCGTCAGGCTACTGGGTCCTGGTCCTTCACTTCACCAGGAGAGAGGCTGTCCGTCAGATAGATCAACTTCAGCACATTGCAACCAACCTTGGTCGAAGTGAGACATCTCTgtcacacaatgaaacacactcacacacagagcacttGGGGGGTTGGCATTAAACGAAAGTTCATCTTTCAGCGGGTTACATGCATAGAAAAAAACTCTTCTTTCCTTTGCGTAGGTCGTGCATGGTTGTACCTGGCACTGAGTGAGAGCTCTTTAGAGAGCTATCTACGACTCTTCCAGGAGAACCAAGCATTACTGCAGAAGTATTATTTCAAGTAAGTCATCTGATCTTTCCTTAGATCATTCCTGACATCACAGATTGACCCTTATGTGAAGCAGTTATTGCATTTCAGTGATTACTGCCTGTTGTTGTTATGTTGGCAAAATAACTGATATATTCAGTTATTTTTGAGGTAAGCAATTGTCTGTGACTCAAACGGATTTCTGTCTCCGTTAGGAACGCACTGGTCTGTAGTCATGATCATCTCACGCTCTTCCTCACACTGGTTTCTGGTCTGGAGTTCATTCGCTTTGATCTGGAGCTGGTCAGAGCAGAATTCATCACAATATCAAAAGGAATTCATCTCTTAAATGTTAGTGGCATGTCtgtagtgtttctgttttggtcCTGCTCGTTCAGGATGTGCCCTATCTGGACGTGGCCCCCTACATGCCAGAGTACTACAAACCCCAGAACCTGCTGGACTTTGAGGAAAGACTGCCCAGTTCAGACAGCTTGTCCCTGCACTCCTTCACCTCGCTCACCTCCACCAACCTGGAGTGGGATGACAGTGCCATAGCCCCCTCCAGCGAAGGTAAGCAGGAGGGATGTCCTGATCTTGATCCGGTTCCATACATTGATATAATGTTAATGAAAATGACTAAACATGTAcctgacacactgaaataacagcTGTAGCCTTCTAAATCTGACTGTCTTAGTTTTTGCAGACTTCTTGGTATATGTACTTAAGGTCCTAAGTCAGAACTATAAAGCTGAAAACACGATCAGCCAATGGGAAGACATATCACTCTTTTTGGAGCAGGTGGGACTACAGATAAACCTGACTGTTGTACATTGGTGTTACAGATCAGATTTTGATTGACTTTTTTGAGCTGATACCAGTACATTAAGATACACCCAGATCGGCCTTGATACCGATCCTTAGGATTGGCTGGGAACATCCCCTGGAAGCAGCactcctgttttatttcatccCTTGTTTCACTTTATCACTAATGATTGTCTAATTTGAGACAGACTAACCAGACAGACTGGTTTTTCTTTGGACCCAAAGACAATCAAATGTCTAATTTCAGTTTTGGGGGCTGCTGTGTCTTGAAATGCCTCTAGTTTTGACACTTGTTATTGTATGGACTAATTGTGATTAATAGTGACCCTCTTGCTGAATGGCAGCCTCTGCTGTACTGGTTTATGACTTGATCAGGCCTTGCTCGAATGCAGGTACACGCTCATGCTTTGGTACAAATTCATATAGTGATGTCAGGCTAATGGCACGCTGATGCAGAAGTTGTATTGATTCTTCCAAACTCTTGTGACTCACTCATACCAAAGTGCATTTTATCAAATGGATCACTTGGTGTGCAGAGGCTCATGGGTACAGAATGTTCTCACTTGACTGATTGCAGTGCTTTCCCCATCGCTTTCCACAAAGTAGTCAGTCAATTTCCCTGTTTTAGTTCCTacttgtcagttttttttcccgccatcacttttgttattttgtacaTGCCAAATGTCatgatatttttcagtttctttgccATTCTCTCAATCTCCTGTTTCCACTCCATCTCTCTCTAATGTTGAATGTTATCCCTCCTTTTTTTTAGATTATGATTTTGGTGACATCTTCCCCGTGTTGCAGTCATTGCCAAGTGCAGACTGGGAAGGTGGGACATTGGTCAACCCCTCCCCTTCCTGCTTTTCCATCCCCTGTTCCCTCCCTCCTATCTGGCATGACCATCCCTTAGTTTGTGCTTAATGCATGCTGGGTACTCTAGCCAGTAATTACACATGTTAATATCTAAAATGCAGTTAGCTGGTGCAAAGCCAAGCATGATGAAAGGGAAAGGTATAAATACTTTGACTTTGAGAATGGATTGAGTTGGAAGGCAAGTGGGTTGAATGTAGATTTGTTTAGCACATGACGACTAAACAAATAAACCTCTACATTGATTATTATAGGAGAAGGTAATGTTTCCCCTCTACTAAACCTTCCCATGAAGCATGGGGGTTCATCTAAGTCAAAGCCTTTTATTGCCACGTGTTAGTATTTTCAGTTCCagtgaaatgtacatttttagtACAGCCTTTTTATTAATGATAATTTGTTAAGTTGCCAGGTAAGTTTGGGAAGACAGCACTTTGGTTCTCTTGGGAAATTCAGTGTCGGGTGGGTCTATGGAATGGTCATCTGTCatgttctgcatgtgtttttcatctggGCAATGATCCTAATGTTCACTGCGCTTTATTATTTACAACAGCAAGATAAACGCCTTATGTAACTGGTACTCACCTTTGTCCAGTCTGTCTCATTACATTGTGTTATCTGTTTGTCCTGTGTatcatttttttgtaatgtcttctcttcctgtgtgaTATGTGGCACTGGCCTAGGTTCAGCTCAGGTGTAGACTGAGTGCATACTGCTGAGCATTACTACAGCATCTGCAGCAAGCTGCTATGAGCACACAGAATATGAATGTCTGTCATCTCATGGTCGACTACTCCTTTATGGTCTAAATTTTAATTAGTAAAAGAAATCATGTTTAGTCCACTCACAATGAATTCCAATATGTGCAAAAAAATACTGACCCCTGCAAAGGATATTATCTAAACATTCGTTAAGTATGACCCATCTCTAGCTGGAGAAGTGATAGTCCTTTACTTAGGCCTGTGCCACTGTAAAGACAGCTGCTGCCTGTGTACCTATTTGATGTCTTGCACATTGCGTTTTGTGCCTCTCTGACCCTGCCAAAGAACTACAAACAATTCTGCAGCCCCtaacattaatttgttttatgatgatgatgaagaagaaatacacaaattttttttctgaaattgtCTCTTTGGACAACTTTCCATTGGTggtgaaaacataaacaacaaaaacatcatccaGAAAGTGTATGGATTGAGAAGACCTTTGCTACTTTTACTAAAGACTAAATTACTTTGTATGACTAAAGTTTCTGATTTCAGTCTTTATCACTCAACTTACCTGATGAGACTGTGCCAAAAAATGAGTGTATTTCTTCTCTAGTTCTGAATGTGCATGGCTGCCCCTTTTTATGTTTACTCTTAATGTTTGATTGTCATGTTAGAGGGTGACCTGACTGACCAGGCCAGCTGCCCACGATCCAGTGGCTCTGATCCCCTGACAGTCATCAGTGACACAGTGGTTCTTTCAGCTGGCCCTGTCAAGATGAAGGTGGCGGTTCATCTTTCTCCGCACAGCCCCACGTTCAGACACAACCCTTTCAACGAGGATTCAGACACTAATACCACCAACACGTCGGCTGATGTCACACCAGTTCATGTGGCCAGCCGCCACAACACCACTGGAGATGACATGGAGAACGGCAACAACGAGCTGGAGGTCATCAGGTAAAGTAGCTACATCTTCAGTTTCTGGCCTGTAGGCTTCTGTCTGTTAATCAAATTGTATACACTCCTCCTCCAGGATGGCCAGACGAAGGAAACCTGCCAAGAAGCGACGAGGGAAGGGCTCCACAGattccagcagcagcatccataACTCTGTCTCCTCCGAGCACATGGAAATGGACAACAGCCTCCTGGCCTCAGAGGATGTAGATCCCTTAAACTGCACTGTAATTCAGCTGGATGCTGATGCAGAATCAAGGAGAAACAGGGTGGGAACAGAAGTTGTTGATGAAGGAGATGAGGACGGAGTAGAAGGTCTCCTGCGGCTTCCAGAGATGACCGACACCTCCATGGATAGGGTGGGCCAGCCCCTTAGTGATGTCATGGACCGACTCAACGGAGCTCTGGATAAGGAGGAGGCCTGGGAGCGCTCAGAGAAGGGGCCGGAAAAAAACAGTGAGGGCTGTGACCAAGGCCCCGAGccccctgaaaagcagccctTTCGAGAGGATTCAGGGGGCGAGCCACCTGACCGAGCCCCAGGAGAGACGTCTCCCTCCCCACTGGGCACAAGCCCAAACTTCCTGCAGACCTCTTCTGCAAATGCAGACTTATGCTGCTTTACCCCCTTCAGTCCAGACTCTACTCCCTCAGGTGGTGGCCACTATGACTTTACAGAGCATGGCGAGCCGCAGACTCTATCAGGTGGCCCTGAAATTGAAGGAGAAGCAAAAGCAACAGCAGGACAGGAGCCAGACATGAATGCCAGGGAGGAAGACACAGAAGGAGGACAGGCAACAGACAAGAGTGCTGAGGAAGCAGAAGAACTACAAGAGGAGATGCTCAGTCCCTCTGAGAGTTCTCATCCTGCAGAGTTTAAGTAAGGAGTTTCTACAAAATGAGTTGTATGTAGTTGTGATGTTGTTTAAAGTATGTCTGATGTTCTTTGTTATTCATGTTTCAGGGTGGACAACAATCACCTGCTTCTTCTCATGATAcatgttttcagagaaaatgaggagCAGCTCTTCAAGGTGAACACAGACAGTCAcgttattctttttttgttttgaaagtgatGTCATAGCCTTTTaatggacagaaacagaaatgaattttTCTTGAACAGTAAGTGAATAAATATCTTTATGCCGGTTTTGGTATTGTTTGACTCATTTTGACATTGAAGAAGTGGTTTGGAGTCTGTTTTGCAGTGGAAGTGTTGCAAGGCTCAGTTTGCCCAATTGACTAACTGCTTTTACTGGctgttgaaaaatatttgactttCGTGGTTTGAAAACATCCAAGCTATTCACACTTTTTCTACACTTTGCACCTTACCTTctaaaattacataaatatcAAGTGAATAAATATTGGATTGGTTTGtgataaatgatgaaacacTGAGCTACAGTCTGGCATTGAGTTACTAGAATCCATCACTAATGACTAGAACAGTTTGAGACATGAATATGGTGGTTGCCAACAGTTAACAGAATTTATCTTTCTGCAGATGTTGAGAATGAGCACAGGCCATATGGAGGGAGACCTGCAGCCTCTTtacctgctgctgactgactgttACATCTACCTGCTTAGGAAAGGTAAGTGGCTCAAAACCCATCATGCATTGGCTTTATTTGGTAATAAGAGGTGGAACAGAGCAAGTTTTTATTTGAGACATACTGATGTTGTTACTGGGAGTCACAATACATTTTCTTATCTTTAGGGAACATGTTCACTGTGTAAACCACTGATATCTACCTGTATCAGCAACCCtgacagtttcttttttctgaaatgtggtcaatgtttttattttacttttgttttccacGGCAGGTGCAGCAGAGAAGCCCTACACTGTAGAGGATGCTGTTTCTTATAATGAGCTGGACTATATTTCAGTAAGTGCCCTGCTTGACAAGGATTGGCCATGTTCTCTCATTCACCTGTGGCTTGagctgctgttatttttcaCGAATGCGTTTCTCCAAACAACCATGAGTTAATACGGTTGTATGTCACATTGCTGACTCCGCAGTCTACATGGTCCTCCGTGTGATCTGTGCATAGTTAATGACGTGATATTTGTCAACCATGTAGACTTGATCGTGCCTGTCTGAAGTGTTAGCAGTAATGCTGTCTTCCTTTAGGTGGGCCTGGACCAGCAGACAGTGACAGTGGTTTGCACCAACAGACGTAGAAAATTCCTGTTGGACACAGCTGATGCTTCCCTGACTCTGTGAGTgcacttcatgtttttttttttatcttcttgaCTCCATACTGGACCAGATACAAAGACTGAATAGCTGAAATACTCAGAGCTTCAAGCATTAATTTCCACCATCTTTGTGTCCATATGTGAAGAGCCAGCATGTACACCTCCAGAATCTCAACTGCACTATGTGTTCATCTGTGGTCTTATGTGTCAGTTAGTCTCTGCTCTGAGCTTATCCATTCTGTTGTTCTTCATTTACAGTTGGTTCTTGTCTGTCCTCAAGTCAGCCATGGTGAAGGGCTGTCGTGAGCCTCCTTACCCCTCTGTTCTGACTGATGCTACCATGGAGAAACTGGCACTCACCAAGTTTGTCTCCCAGGAATCACAGTGTGAGGTAAAGACATGTTAAAGCTCACATAAAGTATAGTACCGGTAGCTCTTCGTATAGGTCTGGTCACATGTGTGgctaattaaacattaattaattaagacaAAATTACTAAATCTTCTgtagatctttttttttattttttggattcATTTGACTCCCAAGAACCTCACACTGAGATTTCTGGGAGACCACTAAAATGACACAAGAAAATTAGATTTAATTACACTTATATACATGTGAAAAGTGCATAGTAATCCAATGCAGACCTTTTTGGAAAGTGTCTCCATGCAGTAATAACTGTATGGAAATATGGAAAAAATGGCTGAAAGGTAGAAAATTGAAAATCCAAATCACTAAAGTTTCACTGAAAGATGCACTAAACCTTtagtttttctgtatttgtattcactcttctcttctttgGATGACTTTTTCAAGTAGTAGTAAACAAATGCTTGCCTGTTTTTCCAGGTATCTGAAGTGTCTATCCAACTGTATTCACTGGTCCACTGGGAGGATCCCTTGGACATGACCCAGGGTGGCTCACCAAGCTCTGGAGCACCTTCCAGCACCAAGGATGGGACTCTGCAGTACCGGGCTGGAACCACCTATCTGGGCAAAGAGCTGTGGAAAAGCTGCTACATCATCCTCAGGTATGGACAGGTCCAACACATCAGTCAGCTGATATCCACAAGTTCATTTAAATATACACTGGCTGTAAAACACACGTACATCTGTAGACTGTACAATGCATGCTGTAAAGCATATCAGTATTCTAAATATTATATAAAAGAAGGTTATATTTGCACGATATAAGTTTCAGATTAGgttaatataaatatttgttctgtcatttttcttgcaGCAATGGGATTCTGTACCTGTATGCAGAGAGAACTGATGTGACGCCTCTGCTGTCCGTCACTATGGGGTGAGCTTCAGCtgatttaaatgtcttttttctcagcagacattttgacttgtcacagcaggaaaagcacaggcgTTGTTGTAATATCATTAACAATGGTACTCTTCACTGGAGTGTCTCaagacagtgagacagcatAAATAACACCAAGACCCTCAAACTGAAAtgctaaatggaattcagccaccattcattttattatttacatctgtgtcatgtcaaaatgtcttgtGCAAAAAAAGGCTCATTCTGCTGTAGATGGTTAAGCTGTGGAAGTCTTTAGCACtgaacttaaaaaaatgaaacatcctCTCCAAACAGAGGAGAGCACTGTGGAGGCTGCCGTCGCTCAAACAGCACAGAGCGTCCTCACGCCTTCCAGGTCATCCTGACAGAGCGGCCTCCGCTGGAGCTCAGCGCCAACAATGAGCAGGACATGGCCGACtggatgcagctgctctgcCAGTCTGTCTCCAAAGGGGTAAAGATTTGTATAGTTCACACACCGTGTGTTTAACAAACAGTTGTTCTATTGCTTGTATCTCAACGTTGTATTTTAACTTAATGCAGAATGTCAATATGGATTAATATAAGCTCTGTTTATGTAACCAAGCTATAATTAAACTATGACCCACGTACTTGCAGGTTATTCCTCAGGGTGTGGCTCCCACTCCATGTATCCCATGTTGCCTAGtagtgacagacaggaagctccTAACCTGCCATCAGGACTGTCAGACCAGCTTCTTCCGCTTGCTGGGCAGCGTTGATATCGGTGACGTCACAGCTGTCAGCGTGGAGAACAACAAAGAGTACTGTGTCATTGTGAGTGGCTtcactcctctctgtgtttatccAATAattgaatgaatgcatgtattttgGTGTGATCTGTGTGCTGCACTGTTTAGTGCATTAACATTAGTGTTAAATTGTTATtaaattctgctgttttttggtCAGGGCACTGATTGCATGGTTATTAGCATTTAAAATATGAGTTGAGATGTTTTGCAAACTCGATGCACTTTGTTCCTCTGTAGGAGTTTGCAGCAGATCGGGCCCATTTCCTTCCTCCATGGGTCTTGTACTTCAGCGGCTCTGAGGAGAGAAATCGACTGCTGGAGGCGTTAGGCAGTACTTGGAAGGCCATTTTCCAGGTGGGAAGATAAACTGTCAATATTTGTCCCAGGATATCAGCATTCAAGATCTTAAATCTAACTGCTGCCACTTGTCATCCATCTTGTCAAACCCTCACTGTACACAGGTTGATCTCCCTCGCAGAGAGGTGATGGATGTGGCCTTGCAGAAGCGTTGTGGTGAGGCCCTCGCCCTGATGAGTAGTGCCTGGCAGAGGGCAGACAGTTTGGCCCGAGGCAGAGCCCAGCGTGAACCCTGGTgctgatggacacacacaaacacacctgtggGAAACCACTGACACAGactgacagttaaatgttctgaTATAGTTCCCAGATAGATGGACTTAACTCTGACTTAAAGTCACTGCAAACTATTCAGAGTTCCAAGCTGAGAGACTGAGACGAACCAGTCAGATGTGGTTATCAGTTGTCGTACTACAGCTTGTGATACATcaatgtcatgtttctgtcagAGAAACTTCTGCAGAAGTAGTGATGCTTATGgcacatcacatcacagtgtCGCAAGAGTCAGACATTCTCTCTTGTAATCAGATGATATTACCAACCTTGAATGTATCATGCATTCACATATATCCTGCTGAACTGAGTTTAAGAGTTTGTCATCAGCAACCAGCAAAGTAACCAGTTTTCTTCAGAGGAGGATCCACCTTGTACAGATTTCATCTAGAGGTAGATAAAGCTAAAAACACATCCGAGTACATTGAGGAAGCTGAGTGGGGAGGAAGGTAACTATGACTAACAGCTTCCCTGCACAGTGAAAAGAGACATAATAATGTTGTCTTTAAAAAAGCTGGTCATATATATCAAGCAAGCCATACATGAAGGGGTCCGTTGCTCACACTCCTCGCGttgcacacaaaataaatcagtaacaCTATGCTCACACTACTGTGTGAAGGTAAAAGCTCCTTGCTGACTAATAGAAGATGTTGTAGTGAACCCTAACTGCGGTACTATTATAAAGTAAGTATACAGCGCTTGTACAGTATAAACACATTGTCACTGATGGTTGTGTCTGCGTCGGATATTCAGTTTCAGCTCATCTAAGGAGACATACCTCCACATTGAACTATTGTCACATTGACCGTTAGCTTGAGGCACTTGCACTGTTACAGGAAATGCTCTTGCCTGTGTCATCTGTCTGAGATCTTTCcttattggttttaaaaaaagagaactaTCAGGAAATGCAACAGACTTGCCTTTTTTCTCCCCTCCGTTGAGACGAGTGGAGGCTTCCATGCAGACTTGCACATTgttcgtcttttttttttttttttttttttctgatggttGTAATACTCTAaagttgtggttttgtgttAACCTGTGCTGTGTTATTTCCATTTTAGAGATAGTGGGAGCAATTGTTACTAAATTATTGAACTGAGTTGACACAGGATAATATTGTTTGTGTCAGCTACGAGTTGTCTTGGCTTATCTATTTTGCACCAGTGGTTGGTGGCGTTATACTGTGCTATATGATCTAGCAAGTCCACTAACTTAGAACATCCCTCACTGCACTAGTCACCAGTAAGGGTAGGACCATGCTTGAAGTATATACAATCCTTAACTAGCCTTTCAACTTGAAACAAGTGCAGCATCTGTTCTTAGCAGATCAGTGCTTTTAAATAGCCTGGAATGTTGTGCATTATTAAAGACAGAAGGATTTGACCCTAAACCAAACTCCTTTAGTTTCCCTACAGATTATGGTTATTAGATAGTGCATGTGTTACAATCTGGACTTAACGTTATTAATGATTCGAGTGCTGCTGTTCTCATTGCGATGACAATGTCGCCTTTCCGACAGCCTTGACTGAAGAGGACAAAATGGCCAAATCGTTTATTATAAACAAAGCACTATTCTGCTTTTTGTAGTGGCCTTACACTGTACCATTTGGCTTATTGCATTGGAGCGCTCAAAGCAATCATCTTggtttatatttctttttattgacaAGTCAAAATTTGTGCTTGATGTAAGGCTGGGTATCAAACATCAATACTCTCCAGCATAGACATACTGGTGTTTGTATTGATTGTTGCCACAGAGTGTTTCCTCATGTCATTTAACTGTTCTCTCATCAGATATTGCTGGatatttgttgttaaaaatcAAGCAGTCAGTGATTATATTCAGCAAATTGAATATCAAATAGTGCTGTTGTGGTATCCAAAATTCAGGTACTGAAGAGCATCTGTCAGAGCTGAAGAGGCCCCAGTGTCAAATAATACCCAGTTCTATACATATGTcacttgtgtatgtttgtacagTATTCTGTGTCAGCATTAATCAGTGCTTTAAGCCTTTTTAAGTGCCACTTGGTCTCATTCATCTCCTGCTCTTTTACAAAGGAATCTAATCTCAGGTGAAAAAGGTATGTCACATCCAAAACCTTAAGactcaccgtgtgtgtgtgtgtgtgtgcgcgcgcttgttttttaaattactgctgtcttttttttttttttttaatgaagtattttttaaatatctccttttttctatttttcttcttccgTTCCATTGCATTATGAAGTTTTTTTGGTGCACACAGAGAAGGCTGGGAAGTAATATTAAATGTTGGAAAAGGTTTTATGTAAACCTGCTTTAATAATTCAGTGGGTTTTAAAATAGGATTGGTTGGCTGCGTGGTTGGAATCCTCTTCCCCAGAAGATTACTTTTTCTGAATAGGGAGAGTGCAGTTGCAATAGTTGGACTTACTTGAAATGTCTGTTAGATTATCGGTAAAAAAATTAACCGCCAAAAGTTGTGGCCTATGAAGTGTAtataaagaaaaagttaaaagttgGTCTTTATGAgctttgttttgaatgaaaGACATTGCTGGCCAATGATGGATGCCATCTGATTGATGCGTTGTGAAAAAGCACTGCTTGGTTTTGTTTATAAATGTATACTGCATGTAATATTTGTATTATGTTTGGCTGTTTTATTGAACTGTAAATAGAGCACTAATCAAGTTTAGCATACTGTACATTCACACATAAAGACGTGCATGTTGGGAAGGTTTTATACTGTTCATAATGGTCATGAATGTGCAAATAATGTGGTTGGACAGCATAACTGAATAAACTAAAATGGAAACCTTGGCTCCTGTGgtgacactgaaaacagtcaTGTTAGAGCAGGGACAAAAGATTCACAGGTAAGAGAGCAGTTGTGTGTTAGGTGAGGTACCTTCTTTTGCATAGTTGGGCAAAAAAAATTTGAGATGCATGAAACGTatgtaaaaacagaatgtaatcactttcaatttcaattcaattcagtttatttatatagcgccaattcacaacaaaagttatctcatgaca
It includes:
- the plekhm2 gene encoding pleckstrin homology domain-containing family M member 2 isoform X1 — translated: MDQLKVKDRILENISLSVKKLQSYFAACEDETPAIRNHDRVLQRLCEHLDHALLYGLQDISSGYWVLVLHFTRREAVRQIDQLQHIATNLGRSRAWLYLALSESSLESYLRLFQENQALLQKYYFKNALVCSHDHLTLFLTLVSGLEFIRFDLELDVPYLDVAPYMPEYYKPQNLLDFEERLPSSDSLSLHSFTSLTSTNLEWDDSAIAPSSEDYDFGDIFPVLQSLPSADWEEGDLTDQASCPRSSGSDPLTVISDTVVLSAGPVKMKVAVHLSPHSPTFRHNPFNEDSDTNTTNTSADVTPVHVASRHNTTGDDMENGNNELEVIRMARRRKPAKKRRGKGSTDSSSSIHNSVSSEHMEMDNSLLASEDVDPLNCTVIQLDADAESRRNRVGTEVVDEGDEDGVEGLLRLPEMTDTSMDRVGQPLSDVMDRLNGALDKEEAWERSEKGPEKNSEGCDQGPEPPEKQPFREDSGGEPPDRAPGETSPSPLGTSPNFLQTSSANADLCCFTPFSPDSTPSGGGHYDFTEHGEPQTLSGGPEIEGEAKATAGQEPDMNAREEDTEGGQATDKSAEEAEELQEEMLSPSESSHPAEFKVDNNHLLLLMIHVFRENEEQLFKMLRMSTGHMEGDLQPLYLLLTDCYIYLLRKGAAEKPYTVEDAVSYNELDYISVGLDQQTVTVVCTNRRRKFLLDTADASLTLWFLSVLKSAMVKGCREPPYPSVLTDATMEKLALTKFVSQESQCEVSEVSIQLYSLVHWEDPLDMTQGGSPSSGAPSSTKDGTLQYRAGTTYLGKELWKSCYIILSNGILYLYAERTDVTPLLSVTMGGEHCGGCRRSNSTERPHAFQVILTERPPLELSANNEQDMADWMQLLCQSVSKGVIPQGVAPTPCIPCCLVVTDRKLLTCHQDCQTSFFRLLGSVDIGDVTAVSVENNKEYCVIEFAADRAHFLPPWVLYFSGSEERNRLLEALGSTWKAIFQVDLPRREVMDVALQKRCGEALALMSSAWQRADSLARGRAQREPWC
- the plekhm2 gene encoding pleckstrin homology domain-containing family M member 2 isoform X2: MDQLKVKDRILENISLSVKKLQSYFAACEDETPAIRNHDRVLQRLCEHLDHALLYGLQDISSGYWVLVLHFTRREAVRQIDQLQHIATNLGRSRAWLYLALSESSLESYLRLFQENQALLQKYYFKNALVCSHDHLTLFLTLVSGLEFIRFDLELDVPYLDVAPYMPEYYKPQNLLDFEERLPSSDSLSLHSFTSLTSTNLEWDDSAIAPSSEEGDLTDQASCPRSSGSDPLTVISDTVVLSAGPVKMKVAVHLSPHSPTFRHNPFNEDSDTNTTNTSADVTPVHVASRHNTTGDDMENGNNELEVIRMARRRKPAKKRRGKGSTDSSSSIHNSVSSEHMEMDNSLLASEDVDPLNCTVIQLDADAESRRNRVGTEVVDEGDEDGVEGLLRLPEMTDTSMDRVGQPLSDVMDRLNGALDKEEAWERSEKGPEKNSEGCDQGPEPPEKQPFREDSGGEPPDRAPGETSPSPLGTSPNFLQTSSANADLCCFTPFSPDSTPSGGGHYDFTEHGEPQTLSGGPEIEGEAKATAGQEPDMNAREEDTEGGQATDKSAEEAEELQEEMLSPSESSHPAEFKVDNNHLLLLMIHVFRENEEQLFKMLRMSTGHMEGDLQPLYLLLTDCYIYLLRKGAAEKPYTVEDAVSYNELDYISVGLDQQTVTVVCTNRRRKFLLDTADASLTLWFLSVLKSAMVKGCREPPYPSVLTDATMEKLALTKFVSQESQCEVSEVSIQLYSLVHWEDPLDMTQGGSPSSGAPSSTKDGTLQYRAGTTYLGKELWKSCYIILSNGILYLYAERTDVTPLLSVTMGGEHCGGCRRSNSTERPHAFQVILTERPPLELSANNEQDMADWMQLLCQSVSKGVIPQGVAPTPCIPCCLVVTDRKLLTCHQDCQTSFFRLLGSVDIGDVTAVSVENNKEYCVIEFAADRAHFLPPWVLYFSGSEERNRLLEALGSTWKAIFQVDLPRREVMDVALQKRCGEALALMSSAWQRADSLARGRAQREPWC